One window of the Paenibacillus beijingensis genome contains the following:
- a CDS encoding aminopeptidase, translating into MRDSRLQKLAENLVQYSIDVQPGENVLIDMIGSERELAKALIEEVARRGGRPFVQTSDNSVLRSLLKSATKEQIQLWAEFDLARMKQMQGYIAVRSGDNVNELSDVPEDKMSLYQRLYRHPVHMEQRVKRTKWVVLRYPSPSMAQLANMSTEAFEDFYFNVCNLDYSLMERAMEPLQQLMIRTDRVRITAPGTDLTFSMKGIGAKICSGHRNIPDGEVFSAPVRDSVQGTISYNTPSVYSGTTFENIIFTFKDGKIVEATSNNTKRLNEILNADEGARYIGEFSLGFNPYILHPMKDTLFDEKIAGSLHFTPGQAYEETDNGNRSAVHWDLVLIQRPEYGGGEIYFDDTLIRKDGRFVIPELAALNPEHLK; encoded by the coding sequence ATGCGTGATTCCAGACTGCAGAAGCTGGCTGAAAATTTGGTTCAATATTCAATTGATGTGCAGCCGGGCGAAAATGTGCTCATCGATATGATCGGTTCCGAGCGGGAGCTGGCCAAAGCATTGATCGAAGAGGTTGCGAGGCGCGGCGGGCGCCCGTTTGTCCAGACGAGCGACAATTCCGTGCTTCGCTCGCTGCTTAAATCTGCGACAAAGGAACAGATCCAGCTGTGGGCCGAGTTTGATCTGGCCAGGATGAAACAGATGCAGGGTTACATAGCGGTACGGTCGGGCGATAACGTGAACGAGCTGTCGGATGTTCCGGAAGATAAAATGAGTCTGTACCAACGGCTGTACCGTCATCCGGTCCATATGGAGCAGCGGGTGAAACGGACGAAATGGGTCGTGCTCCGTTATCCGAGCCCGTCGATGGCCCAGCTTGCGAACATGAGCACCGAGGCATTCGAAGATTTTTATTTCAACGTTTGCAACCTCGATTACAGTTTAATGGAGCGGGCGATGGAGCCACTGCAGCAGCTGATGATTCGCACCGACCGCGTCCGCATTACGGCGCCGGGCACGGATCTGACGTTTTCCATGAAAGGAATCGGGGCCAAAATATGTTCCGGCCACCGCAACATTCCCGACGGCGAAGTGTTCAGCGCGCCTGTCCGCGACTCCGTGCAGGGCACAATCAGCTATAACACGCCGAGCGTTTACTCGGGTACAACGTTCGAGAACATCATCTTTACGTTTAAAGACGGTAAAATTGTCGAAGCGACGAGCAACAATACGAAGCGGTTGAATGAAATTTTGAATGCCGATGAGGGCGCGCGATATATCGGCGAGTTCAGCCTCGGGTTCAATCCGTATATTTTGCATCCGATGAAAGATACGCTGTTCGACGAAAAAATTGCCGGTTCTCTGCATTTTACTCCGGGCCAGGCATATGAGGAAACCGACAACGGCAACCGTTCCGCCGTACATTGGGATTTGGTGCTGATTCAGCGGCCGGAATACGGCGGCGGAGAAATCTACTTTGACGACACGCTCATCCGCAAGGACGGCCGTTTCGTTATTCCGGAACTTGCAGCTCTAAACCCGGAGCACCTAAAATAA
- a CDS encoding Asp23/Gls24 family envelope stress response protein — translation MTEDLQTGIIRISDDVVATIAGLAALETPGIAAMSGGISEGLAKRLSGKNVQKGVTVEVGQLEAAIDLRVIVQYGIPIQEVCRQLQLSVREAVENMTGLNVVEVNVKVDGVLFREDVVDESPAVTARLK, via the coding sequence ATGACCGAAGACCTTCAAACAGGCATTATTCGCATATCGGACGACGTTGTAGCTACGATCGCGGGTCTGGCGGCGCTGGAAACGCCGGGGATCGCCGCCATGTCGGGCGGCATTTCGGAAGGACTGGCCAAGCGGCTCAGCGGCAAAAACGTGCAAAAAGGCGTGACGGTAGAGGTCGGACAGCTGGAAGCGGCAATCGATCTGCGCGTCATTGTGCAGTACGGCATTCCGATCCAGGAGGTGTGCCGGCAGCTGCAGCTCAGCGTCCGCGAAGCCGTCGAGAATATGACCGGCCTGAATGTGGTGGAAGTGAACGTGAAAGTGGATGGGGTTCTGTTCCGGGAGGACGTCGTGGACGAAAGTCCGGCCGTTACGGCCCGGCTCAAATAA
- the rpsD gene encoding 30S ribosomal protein S4 yields MSRYTGPKFKLSRRLGISLSGTGKELKRPFPPGQHGPGQRKKMSGYGVQLQEKQKLRHMYGLNEKQFRNLFDKANKLKGIAGENFMFLLESRLDNLVYRLAFANSRAGARQLVAHGHITVNGKKVDIASYLVSPGDVIGLRERSRSLKSVKEAIEARHHLPNYVEFNEAAVEGKFVRLPERAELSQDIDEKQIVEFYSR; encoded by the coding sequence ATGTCACGTTATACAGGTCCTAAATTTAAACTGAGCCGCCGTCTCGGCATTTCCCTGAGCGGTACCGGCAAAGAACTGAAACGCCCATTCCCTCCGGGACAACACGGTCCGGGCCAACGCAAAAAAATGAGCGGATATGGCGTTCAGCTGCAAGAAAAACAAAAGCTCCGTCACATGTACGGCTTGAACGAAAAACAATTCCGCAATCTGTTCGACAAAGCGAACAAGCTCAAAGGGATCGCGGGCGAGAACTTCATGTTCCTGCTTGAGAGCCGTTTGGACAACCTCGTTTACCGTCTGGCGTTTGCGAACTCCCGTGCCGGCGCGCGTCAGCTCGTTGCTCACGGTCACATTACGGTAAACGGCAAAAAAGTGGACATCGCTTCCTACCTGGTTTCCCCTGGCGACGTAATCGGCCTGCGCGAGCGCAGCCGCAGCCTGAAATCGGTTAAAGAAGCAATCGAAGCCCGTCACCACCTGCCGAACTACGTTGAATTCAACGAAGCGGCTGTCGAAGGCAAGTTTGTTCGTCTTCCGGAACGCGCCGAGCTGTCGCAAGACATCGACGAAAAACAAATCGTCGAGTTCTACAGCCGTTAA
- a CDS encoding M20 family metallopeptidase produces MNETKPFMQRLTELYPEMVQNRRYLHRHPELSFQEKETSAWIADRLRPLGCELKEGVGGYGVVAEFKGVGSGPVIALRADIDALPIQDGKECEYRSTVSGKMHACGHDGHTATLLGIASYYASLQGAFKGTRRLLFQPAEELTPGGALPMIKDGALESVDAIYGVHLWTPIPYGEIHTRPGPFMAAVDEFAVEITGKGGHGGMPEATIDAIATGAALVQSLQTIVSRNVSPLDTAVLSIGSFQAGTTSNVIAEKCLLKGTVRTFDENVRGKIRTRLADMVNLVCAGYGASAVLDYRDGYPAVVNDETETERFFRIGKELFGEVAVQLSKPITAGEDFAYYLHHVKGCFMFVGAGSEQSGAVYPHHHPRFDIDERSMLKSAQLMVGMAEDYAREFSLA; encoded by the coding sequence ATGAACGAGACGAAACCATTCATGCAGAGGCTGACCGAACTTTATCCGGAAATGGTGCAGAACAGGCGGTATTTGCACCGCCATCCCGAGCTTTCGTTCCAGGAGAAAGAAACGTCGGCTTGGATTGCGGACCGGCTGCGCCCGCTCGGCTGCGAGCTGAAGGAAGGCGTCGGCGGCTACGGCGTTGTTGCGGAATTTAAAGGCGTTGGCAGCGGGCCGGTTATCGCGCTGCGCGCCGATATCGATGCGCTGCCGATACAGGACGGGAAAGAATGCGAGTACCGGTCGACCGTTTCCGGAAAGATGCACGCGTGCGGACATGACGGGCATACCGCGACGCTGCTCGGCATCGCTTCCTACTACGCATCGCTGCAAGGGGCGTTTAAAGGAACCCGGCGCCTGCTGTTCCAGCCGGCGGAGGAGCTGACGCCGGGCGGCGCGCTGCCGATGATTAAAGACGGGGCGCTCGAATCGGTCGACGCGATTTACGGCGTCCACCTCTGGACGCCGATTCCATACGGAGAGATCCATACCCGGCCGGGTCCTTTTATGGCCGCCGTGGACGAATTTGCGGTCGAGATTACCGGCAAGGGCGGTCATGGCGGCATGCCGGAAGCGACGATCGACGCGATCGCTACGGGCGCTGCGCTCGTGCAATCGCTGCAGACGATCGTAAGCCGCAACGTCAGTCCACTCGATACGGCCGTTTTATCAATCGGGTCGTTTCAAGCGGGCACCACCAGCAATGTCATTGCCGAAAAGTGCCTCTTGAAAGGCACGGTCCGGACCTTTGACGAGAATGTGCGCGGGAAGATCCGCACGCGGCTTGCGGATATGGTTAATCTCGTATGCGCCGGCTACGGGGCGTCGGCGGTACTGGATTACCGCGACGGTTATCCGGCGGTCGTGAACGACGAGACGGAAACGGAACGTTTTTTCCGCATCGGGAAGGAATTATTCGGCGAAGTGGCGGTGCAGCTCAGCAAACCGATTACGGCGGGAGAAGATTTCGCCTATTATCTGCATCATGTCAAGGGATGCTTCATGTTCGTCGGTGCCGGCAGCGAGCAGAGCGGGGCCGTATATCCCCATCATCATCCGCGCTTTGACATCGATGAGCGGTCGATGCTGAAATCGGCGCAGCTCATGGTCGGCATGGCCGAAGATTATGCAAGAGAATTCTCCCTTGCATGA
- the ftsW gene encoding putative lipid II flippase FtsW, with translation MNKPQTGVRGRPDFLLLILTLVLTGFGLVMVFSASSNIAAVSDIYRHDALYFIKRQLIWAILGTFVMLLLMNIRYSVFKKGFALLLIPVLILLILVPFVGKEINGARSWFGVGSLGIQPTEPAKLALILYLGALISKKGEKFRDFKKGLVPVIVIVGFICGIVMLQPDLGSCLVLISCALIMIVAGGANLKQLFMTGTIGAVVVAVISAIMMLVEPLQWQYRISRFTSYLDPLADPLGDGFQLVKSLEALGHGGLMGAGLGHSIQKLQYLPYAYNDFIFAVIGEELGFIGSVVFLFFYMMLLWRGLIVAVRCPDVYGTVVGAGIVGLIAVQAIINIGGVTGTIPITGVTLPFISYGGSSLLVTLMAMGVLLSISREYNRPAVREVREERAKPQQDRKIAILRP, from the coding sequence ATGAACAAACCGCAGACCGGCGTCCGCGGCAGGCCGGATTTTCTGCTCCTTATTTTAACGCTGGTGCTTACGGGCTTTGGATTGGTCATGGTGTTCAGCGCCAGCTCCAATATCGCGGCCGTCAGCGACATTTATCGTCACGACGCCCTCTATTTTATTAAACGGCAATTGATATGGGCGATACTGGGCACCTTCGTCATGCTGCTGCTCATGAATATTCGTTACAGCGTTTTCAAGAAAGGTTTTGCGCTGCTGCTTATTCCCGTACTGATCCTGCTCATACTCGTTCCTTTTGTCGGCAAAGAAATAAACGGGGCCCGCAGCTGGTTCGGCGTCGGCTCCCTCGGCATCCAGCCGACGGAGCCGGCCAAGCTTGCGCTTATTCTTTATTTGGGCGCTCTCATTTCCAAGAAAGGCGAGAAGTTCCGGGATTTCAAAAAAGGGCTCGTGCCGGTAATCGTCATCGTCGGTTTTATATGCGGCATCGTCATGCTTCAGCCCGACCTTGGCTCCTGTCTCGTGCTGATCTCGTGCGCGCTCATTATGATCGTCGCCGGAGGCGCCAATCTGAAACAGCTGTTTATGACCGGGACGATCGGTGCCGTCGTCGTTGCGGTCATCTCCGCGATCATGATGCTGGTCGAACCGTTGCAGTGGCAGTACCGGATCAGCAGGTTCACCTCCTATTTGGACCCGCTGGCGGACCCGCTGGGAGACGGCTTTCAGCTTGTAAAATCGCTGGAGGCGCTTGGGCACGGCGGACTGATGGGGGCCGGACTCGGCCACAGCATTCAGAAACTGCAGTACTTGCCTTACGCATACAACGATTTTATTTTTGCGGTTATCGGGGAAGAGCTGGGTTTTATCGGCAGTGTAGTTTTTCTCTTCTTTTACATGATGCTGCTGTGGCGGGGATTGATCGTTGCGGTACGTTGTCCCGACGTGTACGGAACCGTCGTAGGAGCGGGAATTGTCGGCTTGATCGCCGTCCAGGCGATTATTAACATCGGCGGTGTCACAGGGACGATTCCGATCACGGGGGTTACGCTTCCGTTCATCAGCTACGGCGGCTCCTCGCTGCTTGTCACCTTGATGGCGATGGGCGTGCTGCTGAGCATTTCGCGGGAATATAACCGGCCGGCGGTGCGTGAGGTGCGGGAGGAAAGAGCAAAGCCGCAGCAGGATCGAAAAATCGCCATCCTGCGTCCGTAA
- the cax gene encoding calcium/proton exchanger, with the protein MRRKLFFTGLIVTFVLSGIAHYAHWNEMFQFVVSAIAVIFVAGFLGQATESVSHYAGQRLGGFLNATFGNAAELIIAIFLVKAGSFETVKASLTGSIIGNLLLVLGLSVLMGGLKFKEQVYNAKLADHNSTLMMMAVIGLFIPAIFVTAEHFSPEADRFLSITVAIILIVCYLLWLIFSMITHKDMLADSDDTSSGHGEEPIWSKSRSILYLVVATVMVAFVSEWLVHTLHGVSSRFGLSELFVGAFVVAIVGNAAEHSAAILLAMKNKIGAAVEIAVGSSLQIALFVAPVLILISTLFGPTMDIVFSPIELAAIGVAVFIAKSVSSDGRTNWYEGVLLLMVYVILGFAFYLV; encoded by the coding sequence TTGCGGAGAAAATTGTTTTTTACAGGTTTAATCGTCACATTTGTCTTAAGCGGGATTGCCCATTACGCCCATTGGAACGAAATGTTTCAATTTGTCGTATCGGCAATTGCGGTCATCTTTGTCGCCGGCTTTCTCGGACAAGCGACCGAAAGCGTCTCGCACTATGCAGGACAGCGGCTGGGCGGCTTTCTGAACGCCACCTTCGGCAATGCGGCGGAGCTCATTATCGCCATCTTTCTCGTCAAAGCCGGATCGTTCGAGACGGTAAAGGCCAGCTTGACGGGTTCGATCATCGGCAATCTGCTGCTTGTGCTCGGGCTTAGCGTCCTGATGGGCGGCCTCAAGTTTAAGGAACAGGTGTATAACGCCAAACTTGCGGACCATAACTCCACGCTCATGATGATGGCCGTTATCGGGCTGTTCATTCCGGCCATCTTTGTCACCGCCGAACATTTCAGCCCTGAGGCCGACCGGTTTCTAAGTATTACGGTTGCGATTATTTTGATCGTCTGCTATTTGCTGTGGCTCATCTTCTCTATGATTACGCACAAAGATATGCTTGCGGATTCGGACGATACGAGTTCCGGTCACGGCGAGGAGCCGATCTGGTCCAAAAGCAGATCTATCCTCTACTTGGTGGTGGCGACCGTTATGGTTGCCTTTGTCAGTGAATGGCTCGTCCATACGCTGCATGGAGTGTCAAGCCGCTTCGGCCTGTCCGAGCTGTTCGTGGGGGCGTTCGTTGTCGCTATTGTCGGCAATGCGGCCGAACACAGCGCGGCTATCTTGCTTGCGATGAAAAACAAAATCGGCGCCGCCGTGGAAATCGCAGTTGGCAGCAGCCTGCAGATCGCCCTGTTCGTCGCACCGGTCCTTATTCTGATCAGCACCCTGTTCGGGCCGACCATGGACATCGTCTTCTCTCCGATCGAACTGGCCGCCATCGGCGTCGCCGTCTTTATCGCAAAATCCGTTTCCAGCGACGGAAGGACGAACTGGTACGAAGGCGTGCTGCTTCTGATGGTTTATGTCATTCTCGGGTTCGCCTTTTATCTCGTCTAA
- a CDS encoding YlaN family protein: MSSPDVMVHLHHKALQLLQEDANKIEKLIEVQMENLATRKCPLYEEVLDTQMYGLSREVDFAVRAGLVMESTGREIVSRLERNLAQLYEALESSK; encoded by the coding sequence ATGTCTTCACCGGATGTTATGGTTCATTTGCATCATAAAGCGCTTCAGCTGCTGCAGGAAGATGCCAATAAAATCGAAAAGCTGATCGAGGTTCAAATGGAGAATCTCGCTACACGCAAATGTCCCCTCTATGAAGAGGTGCTGGATACGCAAATGTACGGCCTTTCCCGCGAGGTGGATTTCGCCGTGCGTGCGGGACTGGTCATGGAATCTACGGGCAGGGAGATCGTCAGCCGGCTGGAACGGAATTTGGCACAATTGTACGAGGCGCTGGAGAGCAGCAAATGA
- a CDS encoding HPr family phosphocarrier protein — MSSNNAVVEISQTASQFRSSIVLQAENKYIDVKSILGLFTTLVGGHSYELHVHGPDADEAKQAMTEVFAKYNLDVNIISD, encoded by the coding sequence ATGTCCAGCAACAACGCAGTCGTTGAGATTTCGCAAACAGCCAGCCAATTCCGTTCTTCCATCGTTTTGCAGGCCGAGAACAAGTACATTGATGTGAAAAGCATTCTCGGTTTGTTTACGACACTGGTAGGCGGACACTCCTATGAGCTCCATGTACATGGACCGGATGCCGACGAAGCGAAACAAGCGATGACGGAAGTGTTCGCAAAATATAATCTTGACGTAAACATTATTAGCGATTAA
- a CDS encoding YugN family protein — protein sequence MIIENTGLNGIKSDLATLDESAERLGFVRWQWEYYRATYDLKLEDRANKSDYFLRFNTRAVEGKLESPYAVLAIESVYIGKATFPHGLDYESAIPQTIMNTVAKRLQELRDFLI from the coding sequence ATGATTATTGAAAATACGGGTTTAAACGGCATAAAGAGCGATCTGGCCACGCTCGATGAATCGGCGGAGCGTCTTGGCTTCGTTCGTTGGCAATGGGAATATTACCGCGCCACATACGATTTAAAGCTTGAGGATCGCGCAAATAAATCCGATTATTTCCTCCGTTTTAACACACGCGCCGTCGAGGGCAAGCTCGAGTCTCCCTACGCCGTGCTTGCCATTGAATCGGTCTATATCGGCAAAGCGACGTTTCCGCACGGACTGGATTATGAATCCGCTATTCCGCAGACGATTATGAATACGGTGGCCAAACGGCTGCAGGAATTGCGGGATTTCCTTATTTGA
- a CDS encoding DNA repair helicase XPB — protein sequence MPSVNPLIIRSDYTVLLDENRPLAEAARDQLSRFAELMKRPGAIHTYRITPLSLWNAAAEGMTPEQMIQTLETYARYGVPEQVREWVHRLAGRYGELRLEPKADGKLRLSGSISLLNEVESSGLLSASGIERDGNGWSVPAELRGELKRGLTKIGCPVLDLAGYREGEALNVSLRSRFPGGGEFRLRDYQRRAVELFYREGSVQGGSGVVVLPCGAGKTVVGAAALASLGRAALIITAGVTSVKQWKQELLHKTTLTEEQIGEYAGTVKQVRPVTIATYQMLTNRKREGSEYDHFKLFGERDWGLIIYDEVHLLPAPVFRMTADLQATRRLGLTATLVREDGLAEDVFSLIGPKLFEMSWKKLELDGWIAAVQCEEIRIPLSGEAVRQYDAASDRTKHRIAGENRAKIKVVRELLSRHPGKPAIVIGQYLDQLRAVGRELDAPVLTGETPQNERIELYHSFKRGDIPVLVVSKVANFAVDLPDAAVAIQVSGSFGSRQEEAQRIGRILRPKPGDNRAFFYSLVTSGTKETEFALKRQLFMVEQGYQYGITDAGSTSADGESENCERSSLLKLREAAN from the coding sequence ATGCCCAGCGTTAATCCGCTCATTATTCGTTCCGACTATACGGTATTGCTTGACGAAAACAGGCCGCTCGCGGAAGCGGCCCGTGATCAGTTGAGCCGCTTCGCCGAGCTTATGAAGCGGCCGGGAGCGATTCACACGTACCGGATCACGCCGCTGTCGCTTTGGAACGCTGCAGCGGAAGGCATGACGCCGGAGCAAATGATTCAGACGCTTGAGACGTACGCCCGCTATGGCGTGCCGGAGCAGGTGCGGGAATGGGTGCACCGTTTGGCCGGCCGCTACGGCGAGCTGCGGCTGGAACCGAAGGCGGACGGCAAGCTGCGGCTGAGCGGCAGCATTAGCCTGCTGAACGAAGTCGAGAGCAGCGGTCTGCTGTCCGCTTCGGGCATCGAGCGGGATGGGAACGGCTGGAGCGTTCCCGCTGAACTGCGCGGCGAATTAAAGCGCGGGCTGACCAAAATCGGATGCCCGGTATTGGACTTGGCCGGCTACCGCGAAGGAGAGGCGCTTAACGTCAGCTTGCGCTCCCGGTTTCCCGGCGGCGGCGAATTCCGGCTGCGGGATTACCAGCGGCGTGCGGTGGAGCTTTTTTACCGGGAAGGAAGCGTGCAGGGAGGCAGCGGTGTCGTCGTTCTTCCATGCGGCGCTGGCAAAACGGTCGTCGGCGCCGCCGCGCTGGCAAGCTTGGGGCGGGCGGCGCTGATCATCACTGCGGGCGTTACGTCCGTCAAGCAGTGGAAACAGGAACTGCTTCATAAGACGACGCTGACCGAGGAGCAGATCGGCGAATATGCCGGGACGGTAAAGCAGGTAAGGCCGGTAACGATCGCAACGTATCAGATGCTGACCAACCGGAAGCGGGAAGGAAGCGAATACGATCATTTCAAGCTGTTCGGCGAACGGGATTGGGGCCTCATTATTTACGATGAAGTCCATTTGCTGCCGGCTCCGGTCTTCCGCATGACGGCAGATTTGCAGGCGACGCGCCGACTCGGGTTGACGGCGACGCTCGTTCGGGAGGACGGTCTCGCGGAAGACGTTTTTTCACTGATCGGACCGAAATTATTCGAAATGAGCTGGAAAAAGCTAGAATTGGACGGTTGGATAGCTGCGGTCCAGTGCGAAGAAATCCGCATTCCGCTCAGCGGCGAGGCTGTGCGGCAGTATGATGCGGCAAGCGACCGTACAAAGCACCGGATAGCGGGCGAAAACCGGGCCAAGATCAAAGTGGTGCGCGAGCTGCTCAGCCGGCATCCGGGAAAACCTGCCATCGTGATCGGTCAATATCTCGATCAGCTGCGTGCGGTCGGCCGCGAGCTGGATGCGCCGGTATTGACCGGCGAAACGCCGCAAAACGAGCGGATTGAGCTCTACCATTCGTTCAAACGGGGGGATATTCCCGTGCTTGTCGTTTCGAAAGTTGCTAATTTCGCGGTCGATTTGCCGGATGCCGCCGTGGCCATTCAAGTGTCCGGCAGCTTTGGCTCCAGGCAGGAGGAAGCGCAGCGGATCGGCCGTATTCTGCGTCCGAAGCCGGGAGATAACCGCGCCTTTTTTTACTCGCTCGTCACCTCCGGCACGAAAGAAACGGAATTTGCTTTGAAGCGGCAGCTGTTTATGGTGGAACAGGGGTATCAATACGGAATTACCGACGCCGGGAGTACGTCAGCCGACGGTGAGTCGGAAAATTGCGAAAGGAGCAGCCTGTTGAAGCTGCGGGAGGCGGCAAATTGA
- a CDS encoding CBS domain-containing protein → MSIKIRQVMTTDCVTATKQDNIYELAVKMKQHDIGFIPIVEGKKLIGVVTDRDLVIRGYADKHSGSSAVSDVMSSDTRSISPEASVDEAAKMMASNQIRRLPVVENGELLGVVAIGDLAVRSKFEDEAGEALSVISEHDKRSTVGSGK, encoded by the coding sequence ATGTCGATAAAAATTAGGCAAGTCATGACCACCGATTGCGTGACGGCAACGAAGCAGGACAACATTTACGAGCTTGCGGTCAAAATGAAGCAGCATGACATCGGGTTTATCCCGATCGTAGAAGGCAAAAAGCTGATCGGCGTCGTGACGGACCGCGACCTTGTCATCCGCGGCTATGCGGATAAACATTCCGGTTCATCCGCCGTCTCGGACGTCATGTCGTCGGATACGCGCTCCATTTCACCGGAAGCGTCGGTGGATGAAGCCGCGAAGATGATGGCGTCCAATCAAATCCGCCGACTGCCTGTCGTCGAGAACGGGGAGCTGCTCGGCGTCGTGGCGATCGGCGACCTGGCGGTGAGGTCCAAGTTTGAAGACGAGGCCGGAGAGGCGCTGAGCGTCATTTCCGAGCATGATAAGCGAAGTACGGTTGGAAGCGGGAAATAA